From a region of the Methanoculleus receptaculi genome:
- a CDS encoding DNA-directed DNA polymerase II small subunit encodes MLANAEIVRRFLETKHQVHPDVVNYIREQNDPSLIDRIAAAAGDALVVSTEHVPGLKKVRDGTRFLVDPELEVIVGSAGSSGSVSGHEDAVHYFRNRYNTLSSMIRTRMTAMPVEALLKSPGRYRDEECSIIGMVVEVRTTPKGHRMIEVEDPTGVIRVLFNKGHDEAFEEAERILPDDVIGVKGKLSGDGGLLFAEQLVRPDVPINNAPFKSDRPGKAVLISDVHVGSDTFLQDAWNRFADWLQDSDASYLLIAGDLVDGIGIYPGQENELTIKNIYEQYDVFAEMLCDLPSRIRIVAAPGNHDVVRMAEPQPAIPQEFAANFPSNCTLVENPCLLNLQGVRVLMYHGRSIDDMIGLIPGASYERPGEIMVEMLKRRLLAAPYGMRTPIAAMKTDRLVIDPLPEILLTGHIHICGLTRYRGVLGVNAGTWQSQTSFQKQMNVHPTPGRAVVVDLQTLQPGVIDFS; translated from the coding sequence ATGCTTGCCAACGCCGAGATCGTACGCCGGTTCCTTGAGACGAAGCATCAGGTCCACCCCGACGTGGTGAACTACATCCGGGAGCAGAACGATCCTTCGCTCATCGACCGGATTGCGGCGGCAGCCGGTGACGCCCTGGTGGTCTCCACCGAGCACGTACCGGGTCTCAAGAAGGTCAGGGATGGGACGAGGTTCCTGGTCGACCCTGAGCTTGAGGTGATCGTGGGGAGCGCCGGAAGCAGCGGGAGCGTCAGCGGTCACGAGGACGCCGTTCACTACTTCCGGAACCGCTACAACACCCTATCCTCCATGATCCGGACGCGGATGACCGCTATGCCGGTCGAGGCGCTGCTGAAGTCTCCCGGCCGTTACCGTGACGAGGAGTGCAGCATCATCGGGATGGTTGTAGAGGTGCGGACGACCCCGAAAGGCCACAGGATGATCGAGGTGGAGGACCCAACCGGGGTGATCCGGGTGCTTTTCAACAAGGGGCACGACGAGGCTTTCGAGGAGGCCGAACGTATACTCCCTGACGATGTGATCGGGGTCAAGGGAAAACTCTCCGGTGATGGGGGGCTCCTCTTTGCCGAGCAACTCGTCCGTCCGGACGTCCCCATCAACAACGCCCCTTTCAAGAGCGATCGACCCGGAAAGGCTGTCCTGATCTCCGACGTCCACGTTGGGAGCGACACCTTCCTCCAGGATGCCTGGAACCGGTTCGCCGACTGGCTCCAGGACTCAGATGCCTCCTACCTCCTGATCGCCGGCGACCTCGTCGACGGCATCGGCATCTACCCCGGACAGGAGAACGAACTGACGATAAAGAACATCTACGAGCAGTACGACGTCTTTGCGGAGATGCTCTGCGACCTCCCATCCCGGATCCGGATCGTTGCCGCCCCCGGGAATCACGATGTTGTGAGGATGGCCGAACCTCAGCCTGCGATCCCGCAGGAGTTTGCCGCGAATTTTCCGTCAAACTGCACCCTCGTCGAGAATCCCTGTCTGCTGAACCTCCAGGGCGTCCGCGTCCTGATGTATCACGGCCGGTCGATAGACGACATGATCGGGCTCATCCCCGGCGCGAGTTACGAGCGTCCCGGCGAGATCATGGTTGAGATGCTCAAACGCAGGCTTCTCGCCGCCCCTTACGGGATGCGGACACCGATCGCAGCGATGAAGACCGATCGGCTTGTCATCGATCCGCTCCCGGAGATCCTCCTCACAGGGCACATCCATATCTGCGGTCTCACACGTTACCGGGGCGTTCTCGGGGTTAACGCCGGTACCTGGCAGTCGCAGACGTCGTTTCAGAAACAGATGAACGTCCACCCCACACCGGGGCGGGCTGTTGTCGTCGACCTCCAGACGCTCCAGCCAGGGGTGATCGATTTTAGTTAA
- a CDS encoding signal peptidase I: MAATNWLQRAANAVRAFRDSDHPGISLARDILWVVAVVGGIALILYLFAGTWPAVVTIESESMVPHMNVGDLVFVVDENRFGGLVTWAEGQMIGYSSFGDYGDVIVYRPNGADSVHPIIHRAMIYLDTEGVIESGLGAYYDEPHGGYITKGDNNPYTDQPNLMISGIGVIEPVKEEWVVGKALAAVPLIGYLPLHLPEFAAVVILIIIIHDLILARREEKEV; encoded by the coding sequence ATGGCGGCTACAAACTGGCTGCAGCGTGCAGCAAATGCCGTGAGGGCGTTCCGCGATAGCGATCACCCCGGTATCTCGCTTGCCCGGGACATCCTCTGGGTCGTCGCGGTCGTTGGGGGTATCGCCCTTATCCTCTATCTCTTTGCCGGAACCTGGCCGGCGGTGGTCACGATAGAGTCGGAGAGCATGGTTCCGCACATGAACGTGGGTGACCTGGTGTTTGTCGTCGACGAGAACCGGTTCGGGGGTCTCGTCACCTGGGCCGAAGGTCAGATGATTGGCTACTCGTCTTTCGGGGACTACGGCGACGTGATCGTCTACCGGCCAAACGGCGCCGACTCCGTCCACCCGATCATCCATCGGGCGATGATCTACCTCGACACAGAGGGGGTGATAGAGTCGGGACTCGGGGCCTACTACGATGAACCGCATGGTGGCTACATCACCAAAGGTGATAACAACCCCTACACCGACCAGCCAAACCTCATGATCTCCGGCATCGGTGTGATCGAACCGGTGAAGGAGGAATGGGTCGTTGGAAAAGCCCTGGCAGCGGTGCCGCTCATAGGTTACCTCCCGCTCCACCTGCCAGAGTTTGCCGCTGTCGTCATCCTGATCATAATTATCCACGATCTCATCCTCGCGCGCCGAGAAGAGAAAGAGGTATAA
- the cofH gene encoding 5-amino-6-(D-ribitylamino)uracil--L-tyrosine 4-hydroxyphenyl transferase CofH: MAYSLNDLLDDVLAGYRLTEEEAVSLLSARGRDVWKIAAAADELRERKVGETVTYVRNQNIHVTNICKNRCGFCGFGRGADDPGAFRDDLDTVREKARIARERNVTEICILSGVHPDYTLDSYIDLIRCVREEAPGVDIHTASPDEIAWAAERSGVSTREALEQVRDAGLGTLQGTAAEILVDDVRRVICPNKCDTATWVRVIKEAHGMGIRSTATIMYGSCESEADRARHLEILREIQDETGGFTELVPLSYLYENTALYRQGLAPAGATGREDLLLFAVARLFLDNFDHIQISWGKVGTKMAELGLLAGGDDLGGTMFCDDVSVDAGGEGADYLDPAEMRRIAEDLGRTLRQRTTTYKIVASTTPD; this comes from the coding sequence ATGGCATATTCGCTGAATGACCTGCTCGACGACGTTCTTGCCGGCTACAGACTCACCGAGGAGGAGGCTGTAAGCCTGCTATCGGCGCGCGGTCGGGACGTCTGGAAGATTGCCGCCGCAGCAGACGAACTCCGGGAGCGGAAAGTCGGGGAGACTGTCACCTACGTCAGGAACCAGAACATCCACGTCACCAACATCTGCAAGAACCGTTGCGGGTTCTGTGGTTTCGGGCGGGGTGCGGATGACCCTGGCGCGTTCCGCGACGACCTGGATACGGTGCGGGAGAAGGCCAGGATCGCACGCGAGCGTAACGTCACCGAGATCTGTATCCTCTCCGGAGTCCACCCGGACTACACCCTGGACTCCTACATCGACCTAATCAGGTGCGTGCGCGAGGAGGCGCCGGGCGTGGATATTCATACCGCAAGCCCTGACGAGATCGCCTGGGCAGCGGAACGAAGCGGAGTCTCAACCAGGGAGGCGCTCGAACAGGTGCGCGATGCGGGTCTTGGCACGCTGCAGGGGACAGCGGCCGAGATCCTTGTCGACGACGTCCGGCGGGTGATCTGCCCGAACAAGTGCGACACCGCAACCTGGGTCCGTGTCATAAAGGAGGCGCACGGGATGGGCATCCGGTCGACAGCGACGATCATGTATGGCTCCTGCGAGAGCGAGGCCGACCGCGCAAGGCACCTCGAGATCCTCCGCGAGATCCAGGACGAGACCGGCGGGTTCACGGAACTTGTGCCGCTCTCCTATCTCTATGAGAACACCGCGCTCTATCGGCAGGGGCTTGCGCCCGCAGGCGCCACCGGGCGCGAAGACCTGCTGCTCTTTGCGGTCGCGCGCCTCTTCCTGGACAACTTCGACCATATCCAGATCTCCTGGGGCAAGGTCGGAACGAAGATGGCAGAACTCGGGCTGCTGGCGGGCGGCGACGATCTTGGCGGGACGATGTTCTGCGACGACGTCTCGGTCGATGCCGGGGGTGAGGGTGCCGATTACCTTGACCCGGCGGAGATGCGCAGGATTGCAGAGGATCTCGGCAGGACGCTCCGGCAGCGGACGACGACATACAAGATTGTTGCGTCAACTACCCCCGACTGA
- the cofH gene encoding 5-amino-6-(D-ribitylamino)uracil--L-tyrosine 4-hydroxyphenyl transferase CofH, with translation MTPPLQQVLDDALAGHRLTEEEAVSLLSARGRDVWRIAAAADELRERKVGDIVTYVRNQNINVTNLCVNACGFCGFSRKPGDPDSFCHDEAVVREKARAARERGVTEICTVSGLHPAFDVESYVNIYSWMREEAPGVHIHASNPMEVAYAARKSGISSREVLELMREAGLSTLCGTAAEILVDDVRRVICPDKIDTATWIRIIKEAHEMGIRSTATIMYGSCESEADRARHLEILREIQDETGGFTEFVPLSFVHPNTPLYRAGLARPGATGREDLLLFAVSRLFLDNFDHIQASWVKIGTKMAGMALLAGADDLGGTLFEESISREAGARDTDYLDPAEMRRIAEDLGRTLRRRTTTYTLLEG, from the coding sequence ATGACACCACCACTGCAACAGGTGCTCGACGACGCGCTTGCCGGCCACCGGCTAACCGAGGAGGAGGCTGTCAGCCTGCTGTCGGCGCGCGGTCGGGACGTCTGGAGGATCGCCGCCGCAGCAGACGAACTCCGGGAGCGGAAAGTCGGAGACATTGTCACCTACGTCAGGAACCAGAACATCAACGTCACCAACCTCTGCGTGAACGCCTGCGGGTTCTGTGGGTTTTCACGGAAACCGGGAGATCCCGACTCTTTCTGTCACGACGAAGCCGTGGTTCGGGAGAAAGCCAGGGCTGCACGCGAACGCGGCGTCACAGAGATCTGCACGGTTAGCGGTCTCCACCCGGCCTTTGACGTAGAGTCCTACGTCAACATCTACTCCTGGATGAGGGAGGAGGCGCCGGGTGTCCATATCCATGCAAGCAACCCGATGGAGGTGGCCTACGCCGCGAGGAAGAGCGGCATCTCCAGCCGTGAGGTACTGGAACTGATGAGAGAGGCGGGGTTGTCTACCCTCTGCGGAACGGCAGCCGAGATCCTTGTCGATGACGTACGGCGTGTGATCTGCCCGGACAAGATAGACACTGCGACATGGATCCGGATCATAAAGGAGGCGCATGAGATGGGCATCCGGTCGACAGCGACGATCATGTATGGCTCCTGCGAGAGCGAGGCCGACCGCGCAAGACACCTCGAGATCCTCCGCGAGATCCAGGACGAGACCGGCGGGTTCACGGAGTTCGTCCCCCTCTCGTTCGTCCACCCGAATACGCCGCTCTACCGTGCGGGGCTTGCCCGGCCCGGTGCAACGGGGCGGGAGGATCTGCTGTTGTTTGCGGTATCCAGGCTATTCCTGGACAACTTTGACCACATCCAGGCATCATGGGTGAAGATAGGGACAAAGATGGCGGGGATGGCGCTTCTTGCAGGCGCCGACGATCTGGGTGGAACACTCTTTGAGGAGAGCATCTCCCGGGAGGCTGGCGCGAGGGACACCGACTACCTTGACCCGGCGGAGATGCGCAGGATTGCAGAGGATCTCGGCAGGACGCTGCGGCGACGGACGACGACATACACCCTTCTTGAGGGCTGA
- a CDS encoding flavodoxin family protein gives MTVLGISGSLRKNGNTATLVNTILERVRGAGVETEYISLAGMEIRPCTGCETCRETKWCVTEDDDWGFVAQRMVECEVLVLGAPTYYYDINGQTKNLIDRTYSLFHDRKLSGRRAVAVAVCADRGCERTLETIEGFLNAHEFSYLGYVCGRGYAAGDVRNDDRAMARAREVADTIVRYIRPED, from the coding sequence ATGACTGTTCTTGGAATCTCCGGAAGCCTGCGCAAGAACGGCAACACCGCGACGCTCGTCAACACGATTCTCGAGCGTGTGCGGGGGGCGGGTGTCGAGACGGAGTACATATCGCTTGCCGGTATGGAGATCCGGCCATGCACCGGCTGTGAGACCTGCCGTGAGACGAAGTGGTGCGTGACGGAGGACGATGACTGGGGGTTTGTTGCGCAGAGGATGGTCGAGTGTGAGGTTCTTGTTCTGGGTGCTCCGACCTACTACTACGACATCAACGGCCAGACGAAGAACCTGATCGACCGGACATACTCACTCTTCCACGACAGGAAACTCTCAGGGAGGAGAGCGGTTGCAGTGGCGGTCTGTGCGGACCGTGGATGCGAGCGCACTCTGGAGACGATAGAAGGTTTCCTGAACGCTCACGAGTTCTCGTATCTCGGCTACGTCTGCGGCAGGGGGTATGCTGCGGGGGATGTCCGTAACGACGACCGGGCAATGGCGCGGGCAAGGGAGGTTGCGGATACGATAGTCCGCTACATCCGTCCGGAGGATTGA
- a CDS encoding GIY-YIG nuclease family protein yields the protein MDKGVYALLIENSCCRVRIGALGVREFAPGYHIYIGSAQGSGGLGRADRHVNLAFSRDRPPHWHIDHLLLDPHFRPVAVITAVTGRDCECDLAKAIGDPSVLGFGCSDCNCPSHLFHRPGDPVPEILAAFRRLDLDARITRIKNAGDKHRV from the coding sequence ATGGATAAGGGGGTCTACGCCCTCCTCATTGAGAACTCCTGCTGCAGGGTTCGCATCGGTGCTCTGGGGGTGCGGGAGTTCGCTCCGGGCTATCATATCTACATAGGATCCGCGCAGGGGAGCGGGGGTCTTGGCCGCGCAGACCGGCATGTCAACCTTGCGTTCAGCCGTGACCGCCCTCCCCACTGGCATATCGACCACCTGCTCCTCGATCCGCACTTTAGACCGGTCGCCGTTATAACCGCAGTCACCGGGCGTGACTGCGAGTGCGACCTTGCAAAGGCCATCGGTGACCCATCCGTCCTGGGATTCGGGTGCAGCGACTGCAACTGCCCCTCCCACCTATTTCATCGCCCTGGTGACCCCGTCCCCGAGATCCTGGCGGCGTTCCGGCGTCTCGATCTGGATGCCCGGATCACAAGAATCAAGAACGCGGGAGATAAGCATAGGGTATGA
- a CDS encoding MBL fold metallo-hydrolase, translating to MHVRWITGGMTYANSFVYGNILIDAGVLPMAVEPYAAAIDTIVITHAHYDHIAHLPEIATMCGDATVCIHHADAPGLVDDARSLAMHFGARSPGMVPDVTLADGDRIGTLLVLHTPGHTPGGISLYDRKARLLFSGDTVFTGGSFGRYDFPGGDRRALAASIERLSGLEVDSLYPGHGEPAQRDGWRHIAAAREALRLYG from the coding sequence ATGCATGTCCGGTGGATCACAGGTGGCATGACCTATGCGAACTCGTTTGTTTACGGAAACATACTGATCGATGCCGGCGTCCTACCGATGGCGGTGGAACCGTATGCCGCTGCTATCGATACGATCGTTATCACCCACGCTCATTACGACCATATCGCCCATCTTCCAGAGATCGCGACCATGTGCGGTGATGCCACCGTCTGCATCCACCATGCGGACGCACCGGGCCTTGTCGACGACGCCAGGAGTCTTGCGATGCATTTCGGTGCCCGGTCTCCTGGGATGGTCCCGGACGTCACGCTCGCCGACGGCGACCGCATAGGAACCCTCCTCGTGCTTCACACCCCTGGCCACACCCCGGGCGGGATCTCTCTCTATGACCGGAAGGCGAGGTTGCTCTTCTCGGGCGACACCGTGTTTACCGGCGGGTCGTTTGGCCGTTACGACTTTCCGGGAGGCGACCGCAGGGCACTCGCGGCATCCATCGAGCGCCTCAGCGGCCTGGAGGTTGACTCTCTCTACCCGGGGCACGGCGAGCCCGCCCAGCGTGACGGCTGGAGGCATATAGCAGCCGCACGGGAGGCGCTCCGGTTGTATGGATAA
- the thiC gene encoding phosphomethylpyrimidine synthase ThiC, with translation MVLMHTLVQACLRGVPSEVETIARDEDLAPHAAARTVARGRIVIPANPVRPHRLCAIGEGCRVRVNVNVGTSGVRCDEDLEVEKAKTALREGADTLMDLSTAGDLARIRRRILELDAPVGTVPVYEAVRRAGSAADVDADLLFNVIREHCEQGVDFLTLHCGVNLDALASLKADPRVMGVVSRGGAFHVAMMAATGEENPLYAEYDYLLEILAEHDVVASLGDGMRPGALVDAGRLAKSTEYLTLGHLAKRALAAGVQRMIEGPGHIPADQIGCNVRMLKELTDSAPLYLLGPLVTDVAPGYDHLVGAIGGVIACMNGADFLCMVSPSEHLALPEIRDIVEGTRAARIAAHVGSLSRAAARTKNREIRMAEARQALDWEKQFELALIPDEARRIHERDSGLETCSMCGDLCAVKMMREILPLPEEHLEP, from the coding sequence ATGGTTCTTATGCACACCCTTGTTCAAGCGTGCCTGCGCGGGGTTCCTTCCGAGGTAGAGACGATCGCCCGCGATGAGGATCTCGCTCCTCACGCAGCGGCGCGGACTGTCGCCCGCGGCCGGATCGTCATCCCGGCAAACCCCGTTCGGCCGCACCGCCTCTGCGCCATCGGAGAGGGGTGCAGGGTGCGGGTCAACGTGAACGTCGGAACGTCGGGCGTTCGGTGCGACGAGGATCTCGAGGTTGAGAAGGCAAAGACCGCCCTACGTGAAGGCGCAGACACCCTGATGGACCTCTCGACCGCCGGAGACCTCGCCCGCATCCGCCGCCGGATTCTTGAGCTTGATGCGCCGGTTGGAACCGTCCCGGTCTACGAGGCTGTCCGACGGGCGGGGAGCGCGGCGGACGTCGATGCCGATCTCCTCTTTAACGTCATCCGGGAGCACTGCGAGCAGGGCGTCGATTTCCTGACGCTGCACTGCGGTGTTAACCTGGATGCTCTGGCATCGCTCAAGGCCGATCCAAGGGTGATGGGCGTCGTCTCCCGCGGGGGGGCGTTTCACGTGGCGATGATGGCAGCGACCGGTGAGGAAAACCCCCTCTACGCCGAGTATGACTACCTCCTTGAGATCCTGGCGGAGCACGATGTGGTCGCGAGCCTTGGGGATGGTATGCGACCGGGCGCGCTCGTGGATGCCGGGCGCCTGGCGAAGTCGACCGAGTACCTGACGCTTGGACACCTTGCAAAACGGGCGCTCGCTGCCGGGGTACAACGGATGATCGAGGGGCCGGGGCATATCCCGGCTGATCAGATCGGCTGCAACGTCAGGATGCTCAAAGAACTGACCGACAGTGCCCCGCTCTACCTGCTCGGGCCGCTCGTGACTGACGTAGCACCGGGCTACGACCACCTGGTCGGGGCGATCGGCGGCGTGATCGCCTGCATGAACGGCGCCGACTTCCTCTGCATGGTCTCGCCAAGCGAGCACCTGGCGCTGCCGGAGATCCGCGATATCGTGGAGGGGACACGGGCGGCGAGGATCGCGGCACACGTGGGGAGTCTCTCCCGCGCCGCCGCGCGCACAAAGAACCGCGAGATCCGGATGGCAGAGGCGCGGCAGGCGCTCGACTGGGAGAAACAGTTTGAACTGGCGCTCATACCGGATGAGGCCCGCCGAATCCACGAGCGGGACAGCGGGCTTGAGACCTGCTCTATGTGCGGCGACCTCTGCGCCGTGAAGATGATGCGGGAGATCCTCCCTCTACCGGAAGAGCATCTGGAACCATAG